One genomic segment of Aquipluma nitroreducens includes these proteins:
- a CDS encoding ATP-binding protein, producing MKFYNREKELGLLSSIKERSATDAQMTVVVGRRRIGKTSLLKKAFENEETALYLFVTKKNEILICEEFKEEIERKLQVKTYGLIAHFKDLFQYLMELSETRNFTLIIDEFQEFYSVNPSVYSEMQNIWDSYKDKSKINLIFCGSIYSLMKNIFENSKEPLFARATERIYLKPFNVNTLKEILADNYSKFKAEDLLAFYTFTGGVAKYVELLVNKKAFTLSKILDEIFRENSLFIDEGRNVLIEEFGKDYATYFSILSLIASSKTSRSEIESILEVSVGGYLERMEIDFNLIKKVRPMFSKPGGRNIKYAIVDNFLNFWFRFIYKYQSAVEIGNFEYLRTLVERDYPTYTGKILERYFTEKFATQHLYSAIGTYWEKGNQNEIDIIAINDFEKTVLVAEVKRKKENISIPLLEEKGKNIQSQLKGYTFEFQGLSMDDM from the coding sequence ATGAAATTCTATAACAGAGAGAAAGAGTTGGGACTTTTGAGTTCAATCAAAGAGCGATCAGCAACAGACGCTCAAATGACTGTCGTTGTCGGTCGTCGTCGTATCGGTAAGACTAGTCTGTTAAAGAAAGCCTTTGAAAATGAAGAGACTGCCCTGTATCTATTTGTTACCAAAAAAAATGAAATTCTTATTTGTGAAGAATTCAAAGAAGAAATTGAACGTAAACTGCAGGTGAAAACTTATGGCTTGATTGCCCACTTTAAAGATTTATTCCAATACCTGATGGAATTATCTGAAACCAGAAATTTCACGCTTATAATAGATGAATTTCAGGAATTTTATTCTGTTAATCCTTCTGTTTACAGCGAGATGCAGAATATCTGGGATAGTTATAAAGACAAGAGTAAAATAAATCTGATCTTTTGTGGATCAATTTATTCTTTGATGAAGAATATCTTTGAAAATTCCAAAGAACCTCTCTTTGCCAGAGCGACCGAAAGAATTTACCTAAAACCATTCAATGTAAATACCCTTAAAGAAATACTTGCGGATAACTACTCAAAGTTTAAAGCTGAAGATTTATTGGCATTTTATACATTTACTGGTGGAGTCGCAAAATATGTGGAATTATTAGTCAACAAGAAGGCTTTTACATTGTCAAAGATACTGGATGAAATATTCAGAGAAAACTCCCTTTTTATTGATGAAGGAAGAAATGTATTGATTGAAGAATTTGGGAAGGATTATGCCACTTATTTTTCAATACTATCATTGATCGCATCATCAAAAACGTCCCGTTCAGAAATTGAATCTATTCTGGAAGTTAGCGTGGGCGGATATTTGGAAAGAATGGAGATTGATTTCAATTTGATCAAAAAGGTACGTCCTATGTTTTCCAAGCCTGGGGGACGAAATATAAAATATGCCATTGTGGACAATTTTCTCAATTTCTGGTTTCGCTTTATCTACAAATATCAAAGTGCGGTTGAGATTGGAAATTTTGAATACCTCAGAACCCTTGTAGAACGGGATTATCCGACATACACAGGGAAGATATTGGAAAGATATTTTACAGAGAAGTTTGCGACTCAACATCTATACTCAGCCATTGGAACCTATTGGGAGAAAGGGAATCAAAATGAAATTGACATTATCGCAATTAATGATTTTGAAAAGACCGTTTTAGTTGCAGAAGTCAAACGCAAGAAAGAAAATATCAGCATTCCTTTATTGGAGGAAAAAGGAAAGAATATACAAAGTCAGTTGAAAGGATATACATTTGAATTTCAGGGCTTATCTATGGATGATATGTAA
- a CDS encoding transposase — protein MEFDISYTNQAITPWGGMAFLRQMLDKIGFKSQVENCIDLPKPGSNRGYSPVSIIESFLVSIWCGANRFMHTEVTRHDEALKKIFGWKQSPAQDVYKRYFAKFTQATNQRVSDHFYSWIFNSVQFDNYTLDCDSSVLTRYGEQQGAKRGYNPHKPGRASHNPIIAFVSDVKLVANLWLRSGNTGSAEEFIPFLEDTFTKLQGKNISLLRLDSGFFGKDVFNYLEEKEKPINYIVAARFYEPIQRIIAGNQVWTILDEGIVISELQYKGQL, from the coding sequence ATGGAATTCGATATAAGCTATACCAATCAAGCGATTACGCCTTGGGGCGGAATGGCGTTTTTGCGCCAAATGTTGGACAAAATAGGGTTCAAATCGCAAGTTGAAAACTGCATTGATTTGCCGAAACCGGGATCAAACAGGGGTTATTCGCCAGTATCTATCATTGAATCATTTTTAGTGAGTATTTGGTGCGGGGCAAACCGGTTTATGCACACTGAAGTTACTCGCCATGATGAAGCATTAAAGAAAATCTTTGGTTGGAAACAATCTCCGGCGCAGGACGTTTACAAACGATATTTTGCCAAATTCACACAAGCGACCAACCAACGGGTAAGCGACCATTTTTATTCCTGGATATTCAATTCGGTACAGTTTGATAATTATACCCTTGATTGTGATTCATCGGTATTGACCCGCTACGGGGAACAGCAAGGAGCCAAACGTGGTTACAACCCGCACAAACCGGGCAGGGCATCTCACAATCCCATTATTGCCTTTGTTTCGGATGTTAAGCTGGTGGCAAACCTCTGGCTTAGAAGTGGCAATACCGGATCTGCCGAGGAGTTTATCCCTTTCTTAGAAGATACCTTTACCAAGTTGCAAGGCAAAAACATTAGTCTGTTACGCCTTGACAGTGGATTCTTCGGGAAAGATGTGTTTAATTATCTGGAAGAAAAAGAGAAGCCAATCAATTATATAGTTGCCGCACGTTTCTATGAACCAATCCAACGTATTATTGCAGGAAATCAGGTTTGGACAATACTGGATGAAGGCATCGTAATCAGCGAATTGCAATATAAAGGGCAGTTGTAG
- the tnpB gene encoding IS66 family insertion sequence element accessory protein TnpB (TnpB, as the term is used for proteins encoded by IS66 family insertion elements, is considered an accessory protein, since TnpC, encoded by a neighboring gene, is a DDE family transposase.): MFSLTSSMRYYLYSYPTDMRRSFYTLSGMVTNQMGRNVQDGDVYIFINRPCTSMKILHLECGGLVIYHMKLESGSFKLPVFDESTNTFQASWQELMLMVQGTSPDGKMNKKRWEKPSKQ; encoded by the coding sequence ATGTTCAGCCTCACTTCGTCAATGCGGTATTACCTGTATTCGTACCCAACGGATATGCGCCGGAGTTTTTACACCCTGAGCGGAATGGTGACCAACCAGATGGGGCGCAACGTGCAGGACGGGGATGTTTATATCTTTATCAACCGCCCGTGTACCAGCATGAAAATCCTGCACTTGGAATGCGGTGGTTTGGTGATCTATCACATGAAACTGGAATCGGGCAGTTTTAAACTACCGGTTTTTGATGAAAGTACCAATACGTTTCAAGCCAGCTGGCAGGAGTTGATGCTGATGGTACAGGGTACCTCACCGGATGGAAAAATGAATAAAAAAAGATGGGAAAAACCTTCGAAACAGTAG
- a CDS encoding mandelate racemase/muconate lactonizing enzyme family protein: MKITNVKAIMLKLPKISSAADGTQDDLLIVVETDEGIVGYGEVDTAPYVGKAIVDAYMSHGTCYGLREVVVGMDPFDYEQIWNDMWDKTYYYGRFGPVMHVMSGIDMAIWDIMGKATGKPVHKLLGGSYTTKVRPYASALMPDDHDGVKALVEKHRAEGFTAIKLGWGPLGYEVNFDVELVKTARKAAGDEMEIMIDIGKRYRLREAMYAAKAMEQQNIYWLEEPLPAEDLEGYRRLTEQSPVRIATGEEESGRRAFKRLIEETGIDVVQPDMSRCGGLTEAKKIAQIAADANILCIPHAFKSGVLVAASIHLIASIQHAPFLEFSVTESGIRKEILANPFIQKDGFVDVPTAPGLGIEINPDVIKKYGITY; this comes from the coding sequence ATGAAAATTACGAACGTTAAAGCCATCATGTTGAAGTTGCCGAAAATATCTTCGGCAGCCGATGGCACACAGGATGATTTATTAATTGTGGTTGAAACCGACGAAGGGATTGTTGGTTACGGAGAGGTGGATACTGCGCCTTATGTGGGTAAAGCTATCGTTGATGCGTATATGTCGCATGGCACATGCTACGGTTTGCGCGAGGTGGTTGTTGGGATGGATCCTTTCGATTACGAGCAAATTTGGAACGACATGTGGGATAAAACCTACTATTATGGTCGTTTTGGTCCTGTTATGCACGTTATGAGTGGCATCGACATGGCTATCTGGGACATTATGGGAAAAGCCACAGGTAAGCCTGTTCATAAATTACTTGGTGGAAGCTACACAACAAAAGTGCGTCCTTATGCCAGTGCATTGATGCCAGATGATCACGACGGAGTAAAGGCTTTGGTTGAAAAACATCGTGCAGAAGGTTTTACTGCGATTAAATTAGGCTGGGGACCACTGGGCTACGAAGTGAACTTTGATGTGGAGTTGGTGAAAACAGCCCGTAAAGCTGCCGGAGACGAAATGGAGATCATGATCGACATAGGAAAACGTTACCGTTTACGCGAAGCAATGTATGCAGCCAAAGCCATGGAACAGCAAAATATTTATTGGTTGGAAGAACCGCTTCCTGCTGAAGATTTGGAAGGCTACCGTCGTCTTACCGAGCAGTCGCCTGTTCGTATAGCAACCGGAGAAGAAGAAAGTGGACGAAGAGCATTTAAACGCTTAATCGAAGAAACCGGCATCGATGTGGTTCAGCCTGATATGTCGCGTTGCGGTGGTTTAACCGAAGCTAAAAAAATTGCACAAATAGCTGCCGATGCGAATATTCTGTGTATTCCTCATGCCTTTAAGTCTGGTGTTTTAGTTGCAGCGTCAATACATTTAATAGCTTCAATTCAACATGCACCATTCCTCGAGTTTTCGGTAACAGAATCGGGTATCCGCAAAGAAATTTTGGCCAATCCTTTTATACAAAAAGATGGATTTGTTGACGTTCCAACAGCTCCGGGTTTGGGTATTGAAATCAATCCTGATGTAATTAAAAAATACGGTATTACATACTAA
- the tnpC gene encoding IS66 family transposase, whose product MTVEEEGFLQQILEERDRLFRETSRLKSQLSNFENFDSERSTYQKQIVGKDQLITEKDRAISQLDETINKLKQQIEMLQRRIWGKSSERYINEDPLQRKLDFEGLDLLPEEKELATSAKEEIEKYKTIRVIEVKEKNHPVRKPLPESLPREETHIYPQHIELENWIELAPEITEVLERESARWYVRRIIRHKYALKDKSQDVEKQIITAPMPVLPIAKSYAGASVLADIIIDKYVNHLPFYRQIQMFKQQGISIAPATINGWFQDVADLIRPTYYRLKELVLASDYIQSDETTIPIINNEKHTTIKGYIWMIRAVMDNLVFFHYDHGSRAQKVALQLFKDFQGVIQTDGYAVYDIYENKKGVLPIGCWAHARRKFEEALAEDKVRASYALEQIGLLYQVERQADQQQLSYDERADLRSRLAYPIMVAFEKWLLNEYPKVLPKGRIGKAIRYTYNIYHKLTRYHLDGRLKIDNNLGENAIRPIALGRKNWLFCGNHDAAENAAIMYSMLGCCKASEVNFREWLVYFLNNIHNYDNDYSKDLAELLPHNFKLQNQICNSSIS is encoded by the coding sequence ATGACAGTTGAAGAAGAGGGTTTTTTACAGCAAATTCTGGAAGAACGTGACCGGCTTTTTAGGGAAACTTCCAGGCTTAAAAGTCAACTTTCCAACTTTGAAAACTTCGATTCAGAAAGATCCACTTACCAAAAACAAATTGTCGGAAAAGACCAGCTGATTACCGAAAAAGATCGGGCAATCAGCCAACTGGATGAAACAATTAACAAGCTGAAACAACAGATAGAGATGCTCCAGCGAAGGATCTGGGGCAAATCCAGTGAACGGTATATCAATGAGGATCCCCTGCAACGAAAGCTCGATTTTGAGGGACTTGACCTGCTTCCGGAAGAAAAGGAACTTGCAACCAGTGCCAAAGAGGAGATCGAAAAGTACAAGACCATCCGTGTTATAGAGGTAAAGGAGAAAAACCATCCGGTACGCAAACCGCTGCCCGAAAGTCTACCGAGAGAAGAAACCCACATTTATCCACAGCACATTGAACTCGAGAATTGGATAGAACTGGCTCCGGAAATTACAGAAGTTCTGGAACGCGAATCTGCCAGATGGTATGTGCGCCGGATCATCCGCCACAAATATGCGTTGAAAGATAAAAGCCAGGATGTGGAAAAGCAAATCATTACAGCTCCCATGCCCGTACTTCCCATAGCAAAAAGCTATGCCGGGGCAAGTGTTTTGGCTGATATTATCATCGACAAATATGTGAACCATCTTCCTTTCTATCGTCAGATCCAGATGTTCAAACAACAGGGTATATCCATTGCACCTGCAACCATTAACGGCTGGTTTCAGGATGTAGCCGACCTGATCAGGCCTACTTATTACCGGTTAAAGGAGCTGGTGCTGGCTTCGGATTATATACAGAGCGATGAAACAACGATCCCGATTATAAATAACGAAAAGCACACCACGATAAAAGGATACATCTGGATGATCCGTGCGGTTATGGACAACCTGGTCTTTTTTCATTACGACCACGGTTCCCGGGCACAAAAGGTCGCACTGCAATTGTTTAAGGATTTTCAAGGCGTAATCCAGACCGATGGTTATGCCGTTTACGATATTTACGAAAACAAAAAGGGCGTTCTGCCCATTGGGTGCTGGGCTCATGCCCGGCGTAAATTTGAAGAGGCTTTGGCAGAGGACAAAGTCAGGGCTTCTTATGCGCTGGAGCAAATAGGACTGCTCTATCAGGTGGAGAGGCAAGCCGATCAGCAGCAACTCTCTTATGACGAGCGCGCCGATCTTCGTTCCCGCTTGGCTTATCCTATTATGGTAGCCTTCGAAAAATGGCTGCTAAATGAATACCCCAAAGTTTTGCCCAAAGGGCGTATCGGAAAGGCTATCCGCTACACCTATAACATTTACCACAAGTTGACCCGATACCATTTGGATGGTCGGTTGAAAATTGACAACAATCTCGGAGAAAATGCTATCCGTCCAATTGCCCTAGGCCGGAAGAATTGGTTGTTCTGTGGAAACCACGATGCAGCCGAAAATGCAGCAATCATGTATTCCATGCTGGGCTGTTGCAAGGCAAGCGAAGTAAACTTCCGCGAGTGGCTGGTATACTTTCTGAATAACATCCACAATTACGATAACGATTACAGCAAGGATCTGGCCGAATTACTTCCACACAACTTCAAACTTCAAAACCAGATTTGTAACAGTTCCATCTCCTAA
- a CDS encoding M24 family metallopeptidase codes for MAVNQSTRIERLKLIQKASFIDAFLFTSSSTITCLSGHFFNFEIGPNPFQLIPAALLMAQGHPSSLVLADNEAYEPCGIGAGISIKKYASYQYKNPLDYTAKFVLKLQEALKELDLSQARIGIEQDSLPYVASQAILAVYPNVVFVDVSEEVVCLKAVKDADEIDQIRKATVLCDIGQAAVLKHAKVGMTELELFSLIRTEMEATVGTRVPIMLDLVSGARTEEGGGVPSNNIIKEGDLVLSDLTPCLNGYWGDTCNTIIVGKPSAEQSKHFQLIESALQAAIDFIKPGVKANEVDQLLRKMLSSVGEYGHHSGHGVGTKNHEEPRIVPYNEMVIKENMVIALEPAIYSNGYGIRLEHLILVTQTGCETISKFKHCFEQKS; via the coding sequence ATGGCGGTAAATCAATCAACTCGCATTGAACGATTGAAGCTTATACAGAAAGCATCATTTATTGATGCTTTCTTGTTTACTTCTTCGTCAACAATAACTTGTTTAAGTGGTCATTTTTTCAATTTCGAAATAGGCCCAAACCCTTTCCAGCTAATTCCTGCGGCATTGTTGATGGCTCAGGGACACCCGTCAAGCCTTGTTTTGGCCGATAATGAAGCGTACGAACCTTGTGGGATTGGGGCAGGTATCAGCATAAAAAAATACGCAAGCTATCAGTATAAAAATCCTCTTGATTATACCGCGAAGTTTGTGCTTAAATTACAGGAAGCACTAAAGGAGCTTGATTTATCGCAAGCACGTATCGGTATTGAACAGGACTCACTACCTTATGTGGCTTCTCAAGCTATATTAGCAGTATATCCCAATGTTGTTTTTGTTGATGTAAGTGAAGAAGTTGTCTGTTTAAAAGCCGTAAAAGACGCCGATGAAATTGACCAAATCAGAAAAGCCACAGTTTTGTGCGATATTGGTCAAGCAGCCGTTTTGAAACATGCGAAGGTTGGTATGACTGAATTGGAGCTTTTTAGTTTGATTCGTACCGAAATGGAAGCAACGGTAGGCACACGCGTTCCTATTATGCTCGATCTGGTTAGTGGAGCCAGAACGGAAGAAGGTGGAGGAGTTCCATCCAATAACATTATTAAAGAAGGCGATTTGGTATTAAGCGATCTTACGCCCTGCCTGAATGGCTACTGGGGCGATACCTGTAATACGATTATTGTTGGAAAGCCGAGTGCAGAACAGAGTAAACATTTTCAGTTAATTGAAAGCGCACTTCAGGCTGCCATCGATTTTATTAAACCCGGTGTAAAAGCCAACGAAGTAGATCAATTGTTGCGTAAAATGCTTTCATCTGTTGGTGAATACGGTCATCACAGTGGGCATGGTGTGGGTACTAAGAACCACGAAGAACCACGAATTGTACCATACAATGAAATGGTAATAAAAGAGAACATGGTAATTGCGTTAGAACCCGCTATTTATTCCAATGGATACGGTATTCGCTTAGAACATTTAATTTTAGTGACCCAAACTGGTTGCGAAACCATTTCAAAATTTAAACATTGCTTCGAACAAAAATCATAA
- a CDS encoding phage integrase SAM-like domain-containing protein, which yields MNDEKVPHHLKKYLAKSHINTTTTFLQDFVKFLKNNVFNVRAIELKSITDSVVGKYCEFLESKDYSNYTYNAKIKALRTFYNYLIEKEDYPIKNVWKKVKLKSEKGTDESISAKDFYDLLEVINDTDSCEKIGKTQRNMYKPWIKNLIRLKAYTGRRNAELFAMRWNMIHFEGGKPVFIQSPNIKINRQQNNFDEKDFQFAFVPVGEELSELLYELGLENNVGSTDYIFEPDILNNRKYLEDFASKSFTFFFKRLKRDYTRQLKHFRKTYITQEDLFVNGRISMQHSNYQTTSKHYIDRKQIAKEMVKQGFRVFPKQGIDSELMKMERFEEQFAGDN from the coding sequence ATGAATGATGAGAAAGTTCCCCATCATTTGAAAAAGTATCTTGCCAAATCGCATATCAATACAACAACAACTTTTTTACAAGATTTTGTCAAGTTCCTAAAAAATAATGTGTTCAATGTCAGGGCTATAGAACTAAAGTCAATTACCGATTCAGTTGTAGGAAAGTACTGCGAATTTTTAGAAAGTAAAGATTATAGCAACTATACCTACAATGCGAAAATCAAAGCATTAAGAACGTTCTATAACTACCTGATTGAAAAAGAAGATTATCCTATTAAGAATGTGTGGAAGAAGGTTAAGCTTAAATCTGAAAAGGGAACGGATGAAAGTATTTCAGCAAAAGATTTTTACGATTTGCTTGAGGTAATAAATGATACAGATTCTTGTGAAAAGATTGGGAAAACCCAGCGCAATATGTATAAGCCGTGGATAAAAAATTTGATCAGATTAAAAGCTTATACCGGCAGGCGCAATGCTGAGCTTTTTGCGATGCGTTGGAATATGATTCATTTTGAAGGTGGAAAACCTGTTTTTATCCAAAGTCCTAACATCAAGATCAACAGACAGCAAAACAACTTTGATGAAAAGGATTTCCAATTTGCTTTTGTTCCTGTTGGTGAAGAGTTATCAGAGCTTCTGTATGAATTAGGTCTGGAAAACAATGTCGGTTCAACTGACTACATATTTGAACCTGATATTTTGAACAACCGCAAATACCTTGAAGATTTCGCCAGCAAAAGCTTTACATTCTTTTTTAAAAGACTGAAAAGAGATTATACCAGACAATTGAAGCATTTTCGAAAAACCTACATTACCCAGGAAGACCTTTTCGTAAATGGTAGGATTTCAATGCAGCATAGCAATTACCAAACTACATCTAAACATTACATTGATCGCAAACAAATTGCTAAAGAAATGGTAAAGCAAGGTTTCAGGGTATTTCCTAAGCAAGGTATTGATTCTGAATTAATGAAAATGGAAAGATTTGAAGAACAATTTGCTGGTGATAACTAA
- the tnpA gene encoding IS66 family insertion sequence element accessory protein TnpA, which yields MYNEKKFRAIYDEFLASGLTIRDYCANQQMNEAKFYYWQHKLKGLLPPKSGFIPVVFENGGQAQSSRVPAPVQVQSTTFSTSGARPQTISCEISYPNGVCLKLNGLPDPQILRSLLVLTRR from the coding sequence ATGTATAATGAGAAAAAATTCCGGGCCATCTATGACGAGTTTCTGGCATCGGGCCTGACCATTCGGGATTATTGCGCCAATCAACAAATGAATGAGGCTAAGTTCTATTATTGGCAACACAAGCTAAAAGGACTATTGCCACCTAAAAGTGGATTTATCCCGGTGGTTTTTGAGAATGGTGGGCAAGCCCAGTCGTCGCGGGTTCCAGCCCCGGTGCAGGTACAATCGACAACCTTTTCAACATCGGGAGCCAGACCCCAAACCATCTCCTGTGAGATTAGCTATCCGAATGGGGTGTGTTTAAAGCTGAACGGTTTGCCCGACCCACAGATATTACGGTCGCTGTTGGTTTTAACGCGCCGGTAG
- the istA gene encoding IS21 family transposase, translating into MSKIRKAIKLHCSGKSKLFISQYLSLSRNTVKKYISLFEVQGLTIEEINQKTDLELETLFSHPPEESISPRLQKLYEFFPHMERELKRVGVTGQCMWEEYIKKYPGGYQSSQFREHYKLWSQKVNPVMHMNHKAGDKMFVDYAGKKLSVVEKDTGEVSEVEFFVAVLGASQYTYAEATASQKKEDFVVSVENAMRFFEGVPAAIVPDNLKSAVIKSSRFEPTINETLADLAEHYETTILPARAYKPRDKSLVEGAVKILYRRIYAALKDETFFSLAELNDRIGDLLDAHNNKKLTGRPYTRFELYNDIEKGKLSPLPIQRFEIKYQAQATVMQNGHVQLSCDKHFYSVPYQYIRKKVKVMYTRTTVEIYFKYNRLATHPRDYALYSYTTTPEHLASTHQFVTDWTAPRFINWANSIDPVAGEYIFKIIESRNHPEQAFKSCMGILSFEKKVGKQRLINACKRALDFGTYSFKAIQNILENNLDMIKDETTEDPELPEHNNIRGKNYYK; encoded by the coding sequence ATGAGTAAGATTAGAAAAGCGATTAAGTTGCATTGCAGCGGGAAAAGCAAGCTGTTTATAAGCCAATATTTATCCTTATCAAGGAATACAGTAAAGAAGTATATTTCCCTTTTTGAAGTTCAGGGGTTGACCATTGAAGAGATCAATCAAAAGACTGACCTTGAGTTGGAAACGTTGTTTTCACACCCTCCTGAAGAGTCTATTAGCCCGCGATTACAAAAGCTATATGAGTTTTTCCCTCATATGGAACGGGAGCTCAAACGGGTTGGCGTCACGGGCCAGTGTATGTGGGAAGAGTACATTAAAAAATACCCCGGGGGTTATCAAAGCTCCCAGTTCCGGGAGCATTACAAACTGTGGAGCCAGAAGGTAAATCCGGTGATGCACATGAACCACAAGGCAGGCGACAAGATGTTTGTTGATTATGCAGGCAAAAAGCTATCTGTGGTTGAAAAAGATACAGGAGAGGTAAGTGAAGTAGAATTTTTTGTTGCTGTTTTAGGGGCAAGCCAATATACCTATGCCGAAGCCACGGCCAGCCAAAAGAAGGAAGATTTTGTTGTATCGGTAGAAAATGCCATGCGTTTTTTTGAAGGCGTTCCGGCAGCAATTGTTCCGGACAATCTAAAGTCAGCGGTGATAAAAAGCAGCCGTTTTGAGCCCACCATCAACGAAACACTGGCAGATCTGGCAGAACATTACGAAACCACTATTCTACCAGCCAGAGCTTATAAACCACGGGACAAATCGTTAGTTGAAGGTGCTGTTAAAATACTATACCGCAGGATTTATGCTGCACTGAAGGACGAAACGTTTTTCTCCCTTGCGGAACTGAACGATCGCATCGGCGACCTGTTGGATGCACACAACAACAAAAAGCTCACCGGTCGTCCATACACACGTTTTGAGCTATACAATGACATCGAGAAGGGCAAACTGTCGCCACTGCCCATCCAACGCTTTGAGATCAAGTATCAGGCACAGGCAACGGTCATGCAAAATGGTCATGTGCAGCTTAGTTGCGACAAACATTTTTATAGCGTGCCGTACCAATACATCCGCAAAAAGGTGAAGGTGATGTACACCAGAACAACGGTCGAGATTTACTTTAAATACAATCGGTTGGCTACCCATCCCCGGGACTACGCACTTTACAGCTACACAACCACACCCGAACATTTAGCGAGCACCCATCAATTTGTAACCGATTGGACTGCCCCCCGGTTTATCAATTGGGCAAACAGTATTGACCCGGTTGCCGGGGAATATATCTTTAAGATCATTGAAAGCCGAAACCATCCTGAGCAGGCGTTTAAAAGTTGCATGGGGATACTTTCGTTTGAGAAAAAGGTTGGCAAACAAAGACTTATCAATGCCTGCAAACGTGCTCTTGACTTTGGAACCTACAGTTTTAAAGCCATACAAAACATCCTTGAAAACAACCTGGATATGATTAAGGATGAGACAACAGAAGATCCGGAATTGCCCGAACACAACAACATACGAGGGAAGAACTATTACAAATAA
- a CDS encoding transposase has product MVVVRQKIEKRPKAAGKMLKLFQDEDYYRQYRYSAYITNLTMSASDVWRLYRGRGDAENRIKELKYDFGFDSFNMQSFFGTEAALIFAMLAYNLTWTSQNQTGKTRNFTEWNY; this is encoded by the coding sequence ATGGTCGTGGTCAGGCAAAAGATAGAAAAACGACCCAAAGCAGCAGGAAAAATGCTGAAGCTTTTTCAGGATGAGGATTATTACCGACAGTACCGATATTCAGCCTATATTACCAACCTGACAATGTCTGCTTCCGATGTTTGGCGGCTTTACCGTGGACGTGGCGATGCTGAAAACCGGATCAAAGAACTCAAATACGACTTTGGTTTTGATAGCTTTAACATGCAATCGTTTTTCGGAACCGAAGCGGCTTTAATTTTTGCCATGCTTGCCTATAACCTAACCTGGACGAGCCAGAACCAAACAGGAAAAACGCGTAACTTTACTGAATGGAACTATTAA
- the istB gene encoding IS21-like element helper ATPase IstB — translation MNESTLTKMRQMKLSGMHGAFKTAVETGKTDHYTIDQFVSMIIDAEWDERHNRKIERLIRNAKFHYKSNIESITFDQSRNLERNLILRLGECEFVEKNENVLITGSTGVGKSYLATALGYQACIQGYRVNYFNTSKLFSRLKMAKADGSYLKELAKIERQDVIILDDFGLQALDSQNRITLLEIIEDRHNKGSIIVTSQIPVQGWYDIIGEKTIADAVLDRLIHQAHRIELHGESMRKKKSINKE, via the coding sequence ATGAATGAATCAACGTTGACAAAAATGAGACAAATGAAGCTTTCCGGAATGCATGGTGCATTTAAAACTGCAGTCGAAACCGGGAAAACAGACCATTACACCATCGATCAGTTTGTGTCCATGATTATTGATGCAGAATGGGACGAACGTCACAACCGAAAAATAGAGAGACTAATTAGAAATGCCAAGTTCCATTACAAATCAAACATCGAAAGCATCACTTTCGATCAATCACGAAACCTGGAACGCAACCTTATTTTACGACTTGGAGAGTGTGAGTTCGTAGAGAAGAACGAGAACGTTTTAATCACAGGAAGTACCGGCGTGGGTAAAAGTTATTTGGCAACGGCACTGGGTTATCAGGCATGTATCCAGGGCTACCGGGTAAATTACTTCAATACATCGAAGTTGTTTTCCAGGTTAAAAATGGCAAAAGCCGATGGCTCATACTTGAAGGAGCTAGCGAAAATCGAAAGGCAGGATGTTATTATACTCGATGATTTTGGACTCCAGGCACTCGATAGTCAAAACAGGATAACGCTATTGGAAATCATTGAAGACCGACACAATAAGGGTTCCATTATCGTTACTTCACAAATACCGGTTCAGGGATGGTATGATATTATTGGAGAAAAAACCATTGCTGATGCAGTATTGGACAGGCTGATTCATCAAGCTCACCGCATCGAATTACACGGAGAATCAATGAGAAAGAAAAAAAGTATCAACAAGGAATAA